One Rhodothermaceae bacterium DNA segment encodes these proteins:
- a CDS encoding phosphoribosylformylglycinamidine cyclo-ligase, which produces MTDYKDAGVDIQAANEALKRLKPLIRSTHTPGVIRDVGAFGGFFQLDLSGYKKPILVSSIDGVGTKVKVAVKAGVHDTVGEDLVNHCINDIAVCGAEPLYFLDYFAAGELSPVVLEAVVKGMVRACKNAGIALIGGETAEMPDLYSLTDYDLAGVIVGLVDKDHIIDGSKIQKGDTLWGIPSSGLHTNGYSLARKVLLGTLSGFHLNERPAQLKGTSIEEELLSIHKCYLSLIRELKEHAHAFVHVTGGGIEGNTHRVLPDGLHIQVDYESWERPPVFDLIQKRGAVPEDDMRDTFNLGIGLVVIAPASAEQDIRRIVAAHDENPIAMGSVY; this is translated from the coding sequence ATGACAGACTATAAGGATGCAGGTGTAGATATCCAAGCGGCCAACGAGGCGCTAAAACGCCTGAAGCCTTTAATCAGGTCAACGCATACCCCAGGAGTGATTCGAGATGTCGGGGCATTCGGAGGCTTCTTCCAACTTGACCTTTCTGGGTACAAGAAGCCCATATTGGTATCCTCAATCGATGGTGTAGGGACGAAGGTGAAGGTCGCCGTAAAAGCGGGGGTTCACGATACGGTTGGGGAAGATCTGGTCAATCACTGCATAAATGATATTGCCGTGTGTGGGGCTGAACCCTTGTATTTTCTTGATTATTTCGCGGCCGGAGAACTATCCCCCGTAGTTCTGGAAGCAGTGGTAAAAGGGATGGTTCGCGCATGCAAAAATGCCGGGATTGCTCTGATTGGAGGAGAAACCGCCGAGATGCCCGACCTGTACTCACTTACGGATTACGATTTAGCGGGCGTAATCGTGGGCCTAGTGGACAAGGACCATATTATCGATGGTAGCAAGATCCAGAAGGGAGACACGCTTTGGGGAATCCCTTCGTCTGGACTTCATACAAATGGCTACTCCCTTGCACGCAAAGTTCTCCTAGGAACCCTTTCGGGATTTCATCTGAACGAAAGGCCTGCACAACTGAAAGGGACAAGCATTGAAGAAGAATTATTAAGCATACACAAGTGTTATCTATCCTTAATCCGCGAGCTCAAAGAGCATGCACATGCTTTTGTTCATGTGACCGGAGGTGGGATCGAAGGAAACACCCATCGCGTACTCCCTGACGGGCTTCATATACAGGTGGACTACGAAAGCTGGGAGCGCCCGCCTGTTTTTGATCTCATCCAGAAGCGCGGCGCTGTGCCGGAAGACGACATGCGAGATACGTTTAACCTGGGGATCGGATTGGTCGTGATTGCGCCTGCTTCGGCAGAGCAGGACATCCGGCGTATTGTAGCGGCGCATGATGAGAATCCCATTGCGATGGGATCAGTATACTAG
- the thrC gene encoding threonine synthase, with protein sequence MWYVSTRGNVQPVDFPTALLQGLAPGGGLFVPEKLPEIDTQAWKAATDFSAMSMRILTPWLGSEIPETVLASILRQALNFPVPLVKVGNVWVLELFHGPTLSFKDFGARTMSRLMNHLVKDEPLTILVATSGDTGSAVADGFGNLPNLRVAVLYPKGQVSPTQEKQLIVQRKGVRAFAVNGTFDDCQAMVKELLVSPGGLRLSAANSINVGRLLPQMLYYYWAFAQGQWGSADVCVPCGNLGNLTAGVLSSLCGLPVRNFIAAHNANDGYPKFLAGNKSAFGESIRTLSNAMDVGRPSNFERLKFLLPENQMRRMIQGNSCSDEDTLTSIRRVYEETGYTADPHTAVALAAVRNRPAPVVVLSTAHPAKFPDTVERALGHAPASVRALTKLESMPTRVQSLEPTSDALRLKLESWN encoded by the coding sequence ATGTGGTATGTGAGTACGCGTGGGAATGTGCAGCCCGTTGATTTTCCGACGGCATTATTACAAGGCTTGGCGCCGGGTGGCGGGCTCTTTGTCCCAGAAAAACTTCCAGAGATAGACACGCAAGCCTGGAAGGCAGCTACGGATTTCTCCGCAATGTCTATGCGGATCCTCACGCCATGGCTGGGTAGTGAAATCCCCGAAACGGTCCTGGCATCCATACTCAGGCAAGCACTTAATTTCCCGGTCCCCTTGGTAAAGGTGGGGAATGTATGGGTCCTGGAGCTCTTTCATGGCCCGACCTTGTCATTCAAGGATTTTGGTGCACGTACGATGTCCCGGCTCATGAACCATTTGGTCAAAGATGAGCCGCTGACGATCTTGGTCGCCACCTCGGGAGATACAGGAAGTGCAGTGGCGGATGGCTTTGGTAATCTCCCGAACTTGCGGGTTGCCGTGCTGTACCCAAAAGGCCAAGTCAGCCCCACGCAGGAGAAGCAGCTTATTGTACAGCGGAAGGGGGTGCGTGCATTTGCGGTCAACGGGACCTTTGATGATTGCCAGGCAATGGTCAAAGAACTGCTGGTTTCCCCTGGAGGCCTGCGCCTATCTGCGGCGAACTCCATCAATGTGGGACGTCTTTTGCCACAGATGCTCTATTACTACTGGGCTTTTGCACAGGGGCAGTGGGGCAGTGCTGATGTATGTGTTCCCTGCGGTAACCTTGGCAATCTGACTGCGGGAGTGCTGTCGTCGCTTTGCGGACTTCCGGTACGCAACTTCATTGCTGCACATAATGCAAACGATGGATACCCTAAATTCCTTGCAGGTAATAAAAGCGCTTTTGGAGAGTCCATCCGAACGCTGTCGAATGCAATGGACGTAGGTCGCCCTAGTAATTTTGAGCGTCTTAAATTTTTGTTGCCGGAAAATCAGATGCGCCGCATGATCCAAGGCAACTCATGCTCTGACGAGGACACACTGACCTCCATCCGGCGTGTTTACGAAGAAACTGGCTACACGGCTGATCCACATACCGCGGTCGCACTGGCAGCTGTACGTAATAGACCCGCACCGGTGGTCGTATTGTCAACTGCCCATCCTGCCAAATTTCCTGATACAGTGGAACGGGCACTGGGGCATGCTCCTGCTTCCGTCCGTGCATTGACGAAACTGGAATCAATGCCTACTCGTGTTCAATCACTTGAACCAACATCAGACGCACTCCGTTTGAAACTCGAATCTTGGAATTGA